The proteins below come from a single Necator americanus strain Aroian chromosome V, whole genome shotgun sequence genomic window:
- a CDS encoding hypothetical protein (NECATOR_CHRV.G18354.T1), which produces MIDWKVRDCADGGLAGSRATGAPPPCFLAEQQPTLDAYETLGAESSLPMEMCSNFDAYELRRLARRFKKLDIDGSGSLSVEEFMSLPELQQNPLVQRVIDIFDEDGNGEVDFREFIQGISQFSVKGDKNVKLKFAFRIYDIDRDGYISNGELFQVLKMMVGNNLKDSQLQQIVDKTILFHDKDGDGRISFQEFCDVVEHTEVHKKMVLENI; this is translated from the exons ATGATAGACTGGAAGGTTAG GGATTGTGCGGATGGAGGATTagccggatccagagccacaGGTGCTCCTCCTCCGTGTTTCCTTGCTGAGCAACAGCCAACTCTCGATGCATACGAGACGCTG GGTGCAGAAAGTTCGTTGCCGATGGAAATGTGCAGCAACT tcGACGCATACGAGCTGCGTCGACTGGCACGCCGATTCAAGAAACTGGATATTGATGGTTCAGGATCGCTGTCAGTTGAG GAATTCATGTCATTACCTGAATTGCAACAGAATCCACTTGTTCAAAGAGTGATTGATATATTTGACGAAGATGGAAATGGGGAAGTAGATTTTCGAG AATTTATACAAGGTATTTCACAATTCAGCGTAAAAGGTGACAAGAATGTTAAGCTAAAAT TTGCATTCCGTATTTACGACATTGATCGAGATGGTTATATATCTAATGGAGAACTATTCCAG GTATTGAAAATGATGGTCGGAAACAATCTAAAGGACTCACAACTGCAACAAATTGTCGATAAGACGATACTTTTCCATGACAAAGACGGCGATGGCAGAATATCATTCCAGGAATTTTGCGAT
- a CDS encoding hypothetical protein (NECATOR_CHRV.G18354.T2) yields the protein MGAESSLPMEMCSNFDAYELRRLARRFKKLDIDGSGSLSVEEFMSLPELQQNPLVQRVIDIFDEDGNGEVDFREFIQGISQFSVKGDKNVKLKFAFRIYDIDRDGYISNGELFQVLKMMVGNNLKDSQLQQIVDKTILFHDKDGDGRISFQEFCDVVEHTEVHKKMVLENI from the exons ATG GGTGCAGAAAGTTCGTTGCCGATGGAAATGTGCAGCAACT tcGACGCATACGAGCTGCGTCGACTGGCACGCCGATTCAAGAAACTGGATATTGATGGTTCAGGATCGCTGTCAGTTGAG GAATTCATGTCATTACCTGAATTGCAACAGAATCCACTTGTTCAAAGAGTGATTGATATATTTGACGAAGATGGAAATGGGGAAGTAGATTTTCGAG AATTTATACAAGGTATTTCACAATTCAGCGTAAAAGGTGACAAGAATGTTAAGCTAAAAT TTGCATTCCGTATTTACGACATTGATCGAGATGGTTATATATCTAATGGAGAACTATTCCAG GTATTGAAAATGATGGTCGGAAACAATCTAAAGGACTCACAACTGCAACAAATTGTCGATAAGACGATACTTTTCCATGACAAAGACGGCGATGGCAGAATATCATTCCAGGAATTTTGCGAT